In Nostocoides sp. HKS02, the DNA window GACCTCACGGCCGAGTCGGCCGTGGCCCAGGTGCGCGAGCACCGACCGCACCTGGTCTTCCTCTGCTCGCCGAACAACCCCACCGGCACCGCCCTTGACCTCGACGTGGTCGAGGCGGTGTATGCCGCGGCGGAACGCGCCGTGGTCGTGGTGGATGAGGCCTACGCCGAGTTCGCCCGGCCGGGCACGCCGAGTGCGCTCACCCTCCTCGCCGGACGCCCGCGGCTGGTCGTCACGCGCACGATGAGCAAGGCCTTTGCCTTCGCCGGCGGCCGGGTGGGCTACCTCGCCGCGGACCGCGCCCTCGTCGACGCGTTGCGCCTGGTGCGGCTGCCCTACCACCTGTCGTCGCCGACGCAGGCCATCGCGGTGGCGGCGCTGCGGCACGCCTCGACGCTGCTCGGCACGGTCGAGGTCATCAAGGCCCAGCGCGACCGGATCGTCGAGCGGCTCGCCGAGCTCGGGTTGGACCCCGTGCCCAGCGACGCGAACTTCGTGCTCTTCGGGGGCCTCGCCGATGCCGCCCAGACCTGGCGCGACCTGCTGGACCGGGGAGTCCTGGTCCGCGACGTCGGCATTCCCCACTATCTTCGTGTCACGGCTGGCACCCCAGCCGAGACCGATGCCTTCCTCGGCGCCATGGCCGAGGTCGCGGCACGGGCCACGGACAGGAGCGCGTTGTGAGCACAGGTGACCGCATCGTGTCGCTGAGCCGGTCGACCTCGGAGTCGAGCGTCGAGCTCGAGCTCAACCTCGACGGCAGCGGCGTCGCCGACATCGACACCGGCGTCCGCTTCTACGACCACATGCTCGCCTCCCTGGCCAAGCACGCGCTCCTCGACCTGCGCGTCAAGGCCACGGGTGATGTCGATGTCGACGCCCACCACACCGTCGAGGACGTCGCCATCGTGCTCGGCGACGCGCTGCGCGAGGCGCTCGGCGACAAGCGCGGCATCTCCCGCTTCGGCGACGCCACCGTGCCCCTCGACGAGGCGCTCGTGCAGGCCGTCGTCGATGTCGCCGGTCGGCCGTACGTCGTCCACACCGGCGAGCCCGAGGGCCAGCAGTACGTCGTCATCGGCGGCACCTACGTCGGTTCGCTCACCCGCCACGTGTGGGAGTCCCTCGCCGGTCGCGCCGGCATCGCCCTGCACGTGCGCGTGCTCGCCGGTCGCGACCCGCACCACATCGTCGAGGCGCAGTTCAAGGCCGTGGCGCGGGCCCTGCGCGCCGCCGTGGCCCGCGACGAGCGCGTCCAGGGTGTCCCCAGCGCGAAGGGCAGCCTCTCCACGTGAGCGT includes these proteins:
- the hisB gene encoding imidazoleglycerol-phosphate dehydratase HisB — its product is MSTGDRIVSLSRSTSESSVELELNLDGSGVADIDTGVRFYDHMLASLAKHALLDLRVKATGDVDVDAHHTVEDVAIVLGDALREALGDKRGISRFGDATVPLDEALVQAVVDVAGRPYVVHTGEPEGQQYVVIGGTYVGSLTRHVWESLAGRAGIALHVRVLAGRDPHHIVEAQFKAVARALRAAVARDERVQGVPSAKGSLST
- a CDS encoding histidinol-phosphate transaminase codes for the protein MTGIEHLLRPDLRGATAYGAPQLDVPVRLNTNENSYPVPPEVAADLTAAVAAVATDLNRYPDREFTDLRAALAAYLTDTSTDHAVTVGPEQVWAGNGSNEVLQHLVLAFGGPDRTALGFTPAYSMHPIISGSVGTTWVDGLRGQGGTAFDLTAESAVAQVREHRPHLVFLCSPNNPTGTALDLDVVEAVYAAAERAVVVVDEAYAEFARPGTPSALTLLAGRPRLVVTRTMSKAFAFAGGRVGYLAADRALVDALRLVRLPYHLSSPTQAIAVAALRHASTLLGTVEVIKAQRDRIVERLAELGLDPVPSDANFVLFGGLADAAQTWRDLLDRGVLVRDVGIPHYLRVTAGTPAETDAFLGAMAEVAARATDRSAL